The Corynebacterium simulans genome contains a region encoding:
- the dhaK gene encoding dihydroxyacetone kinase subunit DhaK, producing MKKLINSPENVVAESVEGFALAHGDIVKRFTEPLFVARAQKKEQGKVAIVSGGGSGHEPLHAGFVGHGMLDAAVPGAMFTSPTPDAIQAATDEVHAGAGVLYIVKNYTGDVLNFDTAAELAEFDDIEVSQVIVDDDVAVEDSTYTAGRRGVAGTLLVEKLAGAAAERGDDLAAVTAVAKKVVENTATMGAALSACTVPHVGKPSFDLADDEVELGVGIHGEPGRKEIPLVSADDVTDHLMEPILADLKLAEGERTIVVVNGMGATPASELYVVYRRVAQRLEEAGVTIERSLVGNFVTSLDMAGCSVTVMRADDEDIELFDAPCHTAALRQGE from the coding sequence ATGAAAAAGCTCATCAACTCACCGGAGAACGTAGTGGCGGAGTCTGTGGAGGGCTTCGCGCTGGCACACGGCGACATCGTCAAGCGCTTTACTGAGCCGCTGTTTGTGGCGCGTGCGCAGAAGAAGGAACAGGGCAAGGTTGCGATTGTCTCTGGTGGTGGCTCGGGACATGAGCCGCTCCACGCAGGCTTCGTGGGCCACGGCATGTTGGATGCCGCGGTGCCAGGCGCGATGTTTACGTCGCCGACGCCGGATGCGATCCAGGCGGCGACCGACGAGGTCCATGCGGGTGCGGGTGTGCTTTACATCGTGAAGAACTACACCGGCGATGTCCTCAATTTCGATACCGCGGCTGAGTTGGCGGAGTTCGATGACATTGAGGTCAGCCAGGTAATCGTGGATGATGACGTGGCGGTGGAGGATTCCACCTACACTGCAGGCCGTCGCGGTGTGGCGGGCACGCTGCTCGTGGAGAAGCTGGCAGGTGCAGCCGCTGAGCGCGGTGATGATCTAGCTGCTGTCACGGCAGTGGCGAAGAAGGTCGTGGAGAACACCGCGACCATGGGCGCAGCACTGAGCGCTTGCACCGTGCCGCACGTGGGCAAGCCTTCCTTTGACCTCGCAGATGATGAGGTGGAGCTCGGCGTCGGTATCCACGGCGAGCCGGGCCGCAAGGAGATCCCGTTGGTCTCCGCGGACGATGTCACTGATCATCTCATGGAGCCGATTCTTGCCGACCTGAAGTTGGCAGAAGGCGAGCGAACCATCGTCGTCGTCAATGGCATGGGTGCCACCCCGGCATCGGAGCTCTACGTGGTCTACCGCCGAGTAGCTCAGCGCCTAGAAGAAGCGGGCGTGACCATTGAACGCTCCCTCGTAGGTAACTTCGTCACCAGCCTCGACATGGCGGGCTGCTCTGTCACGGTCATGCGCGCCGACGATGAAGACATCGAGCTGTTCGACGCACCATGCCATACCGCCGCACTACGCCAAGGAGAATAA
- the dhaL gene encoding dihydroxyacetone kinase subunit DhaL, giving the protein MKGCAEQAHEHREELIELDRVIGDSDHGENVDRGFRAVVEKLEADASESIVDVLKLTAKTLMSTVGGASGPLLGTAFLRAAKSVGGEALDGAGAAALIEAALEGITTRGKAAEGEKTMVDAWAPAARAAREQADAGAGVADVLRAAADAAAEGAEATIPLVATKGRASYLGERSVGHKDPGAASTALFIAAAADAASAVKEG; this is encoded by the coding sequence ATGAAAGGTTGTGCCGAACAAGCCCACGAGCACCGGGAGGAGCTTATTGAGCTCGACCGCGTCATCGGCGATAGTGACCATGGTGAAAACGTGGACCGTGGTTTCCGTGCGGTCGTGGAAAAGCTCGAAGCAGATGCCTCGGAAAGCATCGTGGATGTGCTGAAGCTGACGGCCAAGACCTTGATGTCCACCGTCGGCGGCGCATCTGGTCCGCTTTTGGGAACTGCATTCCTGCGCGCTGCTAAGTCAGTCGGCGGTGAAGCGCTTGATGGCGCTGGCGCGGCCGCGCTCATTGAGGCGGCACTCGAGGGCATCACCACCCGTGGTAAGGCCGCCGAAGGGGAGAAGACCATGGTTGATGCGTGGGCGCCGGCGGCGCGTGCTGCCCGCGAGCAGGCTGATGCCGGGGCGGGAGTTGCCGACGTTCTGCGCGCGGCAGCCGATGCCGCAGCCGAAGGCGCCGAGGCAACCATTCCACTCGTTGCTACCAAGGGCCGTGCTTCCTACTTGGGTGAGCGCTCTGTTGGCCATAAGGATCCAGGTGCTGCTTCGACCGCGCTGTTTATTGCTGCAGCTGCTGACGCTGCTTCTGCTGTAAAGGAGGGTTAG
- the dhaM gene encoding dihydroxyacetone kinase phosphoryl donor subunit DhaM codes for MAEPKVGLVLVSHSAKLAEGLAELAGQMAADVRIAAAGGLESGEIGTSYDLIESAINDLLGEGLAVVVLTDLGSATMTVESVLEFLDDEPVKFVDAPLVEAAIAAATAAQQGDDLDEVAVAAERAIEVFVPKKVAERKADVADGDAYSRSATVADAAGLHARPAAKVAEMAAEASGDIVIAFDDDRADADSAMMLMSLGAAQGDTVTIIGDSADKPIVDKIADAIADGLDN; via the coding sequence ATGGCAGAACCGAAAGTGGGCTTGGTCCTAGTTTCGCACTCAGCCAAGCTGGCCGAAGGCCTTGCTGAGCTGGCTGGGCAGATGGCCGCTGACGTGCGTATCGCAGCCGCGGGTGGTCTGGAGTCCGGTGAAATCGGAACCTCGTATGACCTCATCGAGTCGGCTATTAATGACCTGCTCGGGGAAGGCCTCGCAGTTGTTGTTCTCACCGACTTGGGCTCGGCAACAATGACCGTTGAGTCGGTGCTGGAGTTCCTTGACGATGAGCCGGTGAAGTTCGTGGACGCACCGCTCGTGGAGGCTGCTATCGCTGCGGCTACTGCGGCGCAGCAAGGTGATGACCTTGACGAAGTTGCTGTTGCTGCCGAGCGCGCCATCGAGGTGTTCGTGCCAAAGAAAGTGGCGGAACGCAAGGCAGACGTCGCAGACGGCGATGCATACTCACGGTCGGCAACCGTGGCTGATGCTGCTGGTCTCCATGCACGCCCTGCAGCGAAGGTGGCTGAGATGGCCGCGGAGGCAAGTGGCGACATTGTCATTGCATTCGATGACGACCGAGCTGATGCCGATTCCGCCATGATGCTGATGTCCTTGGGCGCCGCGCAGGGCGACACCGTGACGATCATCGGTGATTCAGCGGATAAGCCGATTGTCGACAAAATCGCTGATGCTATTGCGGATGGTCTCGATAACTAG
- a CDS encoding SDR family oxidoreductase, protein MKSIFISGGCGGFGLAVAHIFRNEGYIVGLGDLRPPADESILGEGITFYELDVTKPESWDAALSEFTKLTGGRLDILDNNAGIIDSATIAESEPARIRAVIDVNALGVTLGARAAYPYLKKTPGSQLINIASIAGCYGIPDVGVYAATKAYVQSMTETLDLEWRRDKIRVLDINPLWAKTPISDVKSKTVTRLGVNLTPDDVAQAIWRAANPKNRWDKGRLHWGVGAQDKAARVARNMVPDRVAKVIYQVLST, encoded by the coding sequence ATGAAGTCGATTTTTATCTCCGGCGGCTGCGGCGGCTTCGGTCTCGCCGTAGCCCATATTTTCCGCAATGAAGGCTACATCGTTGGATTGGGCGATCTTCGCCCACCAGCCGACGAATCCATCCTCGGTGAGGGCATCACCTTCTACGAGCTCGATGTCACCAAACCAGAGTCCTGGGACGCTGCCCTATCCGAGTTCACCAAACTCACCGGCGGCAGGCTCGACATCCTCGACAACAACGCCGGCATCATCGACTCCGCCACCATCGCGGAAAGCGAACCCGCGCGCATCCGCGCCGTCATCGACGTCAACGCACTAGGCGTCACCCTCGGCGCACGCGCTGCTTACCCCTATCTGAAGAAGACCCCCGGCTCACAGCTGATCAACATCGCCTCCATCGCCGGTTGCTACGGCATCCCCGACGTCGGCGTCTACGCCGCCACCAAGGCCTATGTCCAGTCCATGACTGAAACCCTCGACCTCGAGTGGCGGCGCGACAAAATCCGCGTGCTCGACATCAACCCCCTATGGGCAAAGACGCCCATCTCCGACGTCAAGTCCAAGACGGTCACACGCCTCGGCGTAAACCTCACGCCAGACGACGTCGCGCAAGCCATCTGGCGCGCCGCCAACCCCAAGAACCGCTGGGACAAAGGCCGCCTCCACTGGGGCGTCGGCGCCCAAGACAAAGCAGCCCGCGTAGCCCGCAACATGGTGCCCGACCGCGTAGCCAAGGTCATCTACCAGGTGCTGTCAACCTAG
- a CDS encoding 5-oxoproline transporter, DUF979 family subunit encodes MQEALLWSVIAYCSSNALFTVVMGNAFAAFPIMTAAIGWPVLVENFNGNPTAIIMLVSITIMMRVFAF; translated from the coding sequence GTGCAGGAAGCCCTGCTCTGGAGCGTCATCGCGTACTGCTCGAGCAACGCGCTGTTCACCGTGGTCATGGGCAACGCCTTCGCCGCGTTCCCCATCATGACCGCTGCAATCGGCTGGCCAGTCCTCGTTGAGAACTTCAACGGAAACCCCACCGCCATCATCATGCTGGTGTCCATCACAATCATGATGCGAGTATTCGCCTTCTAG
- a CDS encoding nucleoside hydrolase: protein MTTKIILDCDPGHDDAVAMLLAHGNPDIELLGITTVGGNQTLAKVTHNARVVATIAGMDTPIYPGVTRPLVRPIEVAEDIHGDTGMEINNYDLPEPTVGVEDTHAVDFIIDTVMNNEPGTVALVPTGPLTNIALAVRKEPRIAERVKEVVLMGGGYHVGNWTAVAEFNIKIDPEAAHIVFNESWPLTMVGLDLTHQALATPEVEENLAALGTATGDFVVALFDAFRKNYQDAQGFDNPPVHDPCAVAYLIDPTVFTTRKAPLDVELSGALTTGMTVADFRAPAPEDCTTQVAVELDFDKFWTMVVDAVKRIG, encoded by the coding sequence ATGACCACCAAGATCATCCTCGACTGCGATCCCGGACACGATGACGCCGTCGCCATGCTGCTCGCCCACGGCAACCCGGACATCGAGCTGCTCGGCATCACCACCGTCGGCGGCAACCAGACCCTGGCCAAGGTCACCCACAACGCCCGTGTCGTGGCCACCATCGCCGGCATGGACACCCCGATCTACCCGGGCGTGACCCGCCCGCTGGTCCGCCCCATCGAGGTCGCCGAGGACATCCACGGCGACACCGGCATGGAGATCAACAACTATGACCTCCCCGAGCCGACCGTGGGCGTTGAGGACACCCACGCGGTGGACTTCATCATCGACACGGTGATGAACAACGAACCGGGCACCGTCGCCCTGGTTCCCACCGGCCCGCTGACCAACATCGCGCTGGCGGTGCGCAAGGAACCCCGCATCGCCGAACGCGTCAAGGAGGTCGTCCTCATGGGTGGCGGCTACCACGTCGGCAACTGGACCGCCGTCGCGGAATTCAACATCAAGATCGACCCGGAGGCCGCCCACATCGTCTTCAACGAGTCCTGGCCCCTGACCATGGTCGGTCTGGATCTCACCCACCAGGCGCTGGCCACCCCGGAGGTGGAGGAAAATCTCGCCGCACTGGGCACCGCGACGGGCGACTTCGTCGTCGCACTTTTCGACGCCTTCCGCAAGAACTACCAGGACGCCCAGGGATTCGACAACCCACCCGTCCACGACCCCTGCGCCGTGGCCTACCTCATCGACCCCACCGTGTTCACCACCCGCAAGGCACCACTGGATGTGGAACTGTCCGGCGCGCTGACCACCGGCATGACCGTCGCCGATTTCCGCGCCCCCGCCCCGGAGGACTGCACCACCCAGGTGGCGGTGGAACTGGACTTCGATAAGTTCTGGACCATGGTCGTCGATGCGGTGAAGCGCATCGGTTAG
- a CDS encoding MFS transporter, whose amino-acid sequence MSTTIEPKKAPAAAIIPLMIALLVAVFAFQLNASMLAPALATMEVELNATPAQIGMTQTAFFTAAALFSLFLPRWGDLIGRRKVLIGMMIVTGIGCLVAALAPNVTVLFLGRLIQGVAGPTVPLCLIILRQHVPNEKQYALLLGVITSINGGIGGVDAIAGGWLAEHFGFRSIFWVMAVFCVAAALALSFSVKESTAETTPKMDWLGVLPLAVSIGALLTAFNEAGKLADANWFLVIALFAIGIIGTVAFYNIEKRVKNPLVSIEYLGQRRTWALLLTTLLTMTGVFAIMNGLLPNLAQNATHGAGMSAGVVSWWTLTPYALAGLVFGPVAGILAGKFGYKIVLQIGIAATIIGVAGATFLVGSTSNLAYLGISIFVGITYAGIANIMLNGLGVVLSPADNQGYLPGMNAGAFNLGAGISFAILFAVATSFGDSNGGYAAGMWAGVIILALAFLCSLLIPRPESITDTVAARNLAANATDTTDTAPRGQLTPHFEN is encoded by the coding sequence ATGTCAACCACCATCGAACCGAAGAAAGCCCCGGCCGCTGCGATCATCCCGCTGATGATCGCCCTGCTGGTGGCGGTGTTCGCCTTCCAGCTCAATGCCTCCATGCTCGCTCCGGCCCTGGCCACCATGGAGGTCGAACTGAATGCGACCCCCGCCCAGATCGGTATGACCCAGACCGCGTTCTTCACCGCGGCCGCCCTGTTCTCCCTCTTCCTGCCGCGCTGGGGTGACCTCATCGGCCGCCGCAAGGTGCTGATCGGCATGATGATCGTCACCGGCATCGGCTGTCTCGTCGCGGCACTCGCCCCCAATGTCACCGTGTTGTTCCTGGGACGTCTGATCCAGGGTGTGGCCGGCCCCACCGTGCCGCTGTGTCTGATCATCCTGCGCCAGCATGTGCCCAATGAGAAGCAGTACGCACTACTGCTGGGTGTAATCACCTCCATCAACGGTGGTATCGGTGGCGTCGACGCAATCGCCGGTGGCTGGCTGGCGGAACACTTCGGCTTCCGGTCCATCTTCTGGGTCATGGCCGTGTTCTGCGTGGCGGCCGCCCTGGCCCTGTCCTTCAGTGTGAAGGAATCCACCGCCGAGACCACCCCGAAGATGGACTGGCTCGGTGTGCTGCCGCTCGCCGTGTCCATCGGTGCCCTGCTGACCGCCTTCAACGAGGCCGGCAAGCTTGCCGACGCCAACTGGTTCCTCGTCATCGCCCTGTTCGCCATCGGCATCATCGGCACCGTCGCCTTCTACAACATTGAAAAGCGTGTGAAGAACCCCCTGGTCAGCATCGAGTACCTCGGCCAGCGCCGCACCTGGGCGCTGCTGCTGACCACCCTGTTGACCATGACCGGCGTGTTCGCCATCATGAACGGTCTGCTGCCCAACCTCGCGCAGAACGCCACCCATGGTGCGGGCATGTCCGCCGGTGTGGTCTCCTGGTGGACCCTGACCCCGTATGCCCTGGCCGGCCTGGTCTTCGGGCCCGTCGCCGGTATTCTCGCCGGCAAATTCGGCTACAAGATCGTCCTGCAGATCGGTATCGCCGCCACCATCATCGGTGTCGCCGGTGCCACCTTTCTCGTGGGCAGCACCTCCAACCTGGCGTACCTGGGGATCTCCATCTTCGTGGGTATCACCTACGCCGGTATCGCCAACATCATGCTCAACGGACTCGGTGTGGTGCTCTCCCCCGCCGACAACCAGGGGTACCTGCCGGGGATGAACGCCGGCGCCTTCAACCTCGGTGCGGGTATCTCCTTTGCCATCCTCTTCGCGGTGGCCACCAGCTTCGGGGACAGCAACGGTGGGTACGCCGCCGGTATGTGGGCCGGTGTGATCATCCTGGCGCTGGCGTTCCTGTGCTCCCTGCTCATCCCACGCCCGGAATCCATCACCGATACCGTGGCGGCCAGAAACCTGGCTGCCAATGCCACCGACACCACCGATACCGCCCCCCGTGGGCAACTAACCCCGCACTTTGAGAATTAG
- a CDS encoding ribokinase yields the protein MTDIPGSPGSIVVVGSINADLTTTVHRHPHPGETLLGGGGEISAGGKGANQAVAAAQLGAEVHMVGAVGSDTMADSALVHMRASGADMSAVHTVDGPTGLAVITVADDGENTIIVVPGANASMDADYVDRHARLIEQAGIVLLQGEIPADGFNRAVDLAQGRVVINLAPVVPVGHEQLRQADPLLVNEHEGALVLEMLGAPTPETDPSTLVAALLGQGFPTVVMTLGADGALVGDAEGLTAIPTPTVEAVDTTGSGDAFAGALVAKLADGHSLVEAARFAARVGAFAATRRGAQASYPTLVDDLPTVTA from the coding sequence ATGACTGACATACCCGGTTCACCCGGTTCCATTGTTGTTGTCGGATCCATCAACGCGGATCTGACCACCACGGTCCACCGCCACCCCCACCCCGGTGAGACCCTCCTCGGCGGCGGTGGTGAGATCAGTGCCGGCGGCAAGGGCGCCAATCAGGCCGTGGCCGCCGCCCAGCTCGGTGCGGAGGTCCACATGGTCGGTGCGGTGGGTTCCGATACCATGGCCGACTCCGCCCTGGTGCACATGCGTGCCTCCGGCGCTGACATGTCCGCAGTCCACACCGTCGACGGCCCCACCGGTCTGGCCGTGATCACGGTGGCCGATGACGGTGAGAACACCATCATCGTCGTGCCCGGCGCGAATGCCAGCATGGACGCCGACTATGTGGACCGGCATGCCCGGCTCATTGAACAGGCCGGCATCGTCCTGCTGCAGGGTGAGATCCCCGCCGATGGTTTCAACCGCGCGGTGGACCTGGCGCAGGGTCGGGTGGTGATCAACCTCGCGCCTGTGGTCCCGGTCGGTCATGAGCAGCTGCGTCAGGCGGATCCCCTCCTGGTCAATGAGCACGAGGGTGCCCTCGTGTTGGAGATGCTCGGTGCACCCACCCCCGAAACCGATCCGTCCACCCTGGTGGCAGCCCTGCTGGGTCAGGGTTTCCCCACCGTGGTCATGACCCTCGGTGCCGATGGCGCCCTGGTCGGTGACGCCGAGGGCCTCACCGCGATCCCGACCCCCACCGTTGAGGCGGTGGACACCACCGGCAGTGGCGATGCGTTCGCGGGTGCGCTCGTCGCAAAGCTCGCCGACGGCCACTCCCTGGTGGAGGCCGCACGCTTCGCCGCCCGCGTCGGTGCGTTCGCCGCCACCCGCCGCGGCGCGCAGGCCTCCTACCCCACGCTTGTCGACGACCTACCCACAGTCACCGCTTAA
- a CDS encoding LacI family DNA-binding transcriptional regulator, with product MAAEHSRPTLKDVAQRAGVSIATASRAMADNPAVATTTRTRIQALAAEMGYLPNAQARALQSSRSNTIGIVVPSLINPYFATMVSAVQNAAEGAGLATIITNTDERPETMAASLAFLASHGVDGIICVPDEACADQLNNLHAQGMPLVLIDRELTGSPIPTVISDPQPGMDAAVSLLVEHHALPIGYLSGPLSTSSGRARLEAFQQACRNNEREPQLVFRGGFEQEQGYQGATHLLNHGARALVAGDTMMTIGVLQACHRAGLSIGEGISVIGFDNQPIFALQPRPLTVIDQQVDVMARQAFTVLHGLLTGSKTTESTQTHLVTPTILIQGDSLMKGPQP from the coding sequence ATGGCAGCAGAACACAGCCGTCCCACCCTCAAGGACGTGGCCCAGCGCGCCGGTGTCTCCATCGCCACCGCCTCCCGCGCCATGGCGGACAACCCCGCGGTGGCCACCACCACCCGCACGCGCATCCAGGCCCTAGCCGCGGAGATGGGATATCTCCCCAACGCCCAGGCCCGGGCCCTGCAGAGCTCACGCAGCAACACCATCGGGATAGTGGTGCCCAGCCTGATCAACCCCTATTTCGCCACCATGGTCTCCGCCGTGCAGAACGCAGCCGAGGGTGCCGGTCTGGCCACCATCATCACCAACACCGATGAGCGCCCGGAGACCATGGCCGCCTCCCTGGCCTTCCTTGCCAGCCACGGGGTGGACGGCATCATCTGCGTGCCCGATGAAGCCTGCGCGGACCAACTGAACAACCTGCACGCCCAGGGCATGCCCTTGGTCCTCATCGACCGAGAACTCACCGGATCCCCCATCCCCACCGTCATCTCCGATCCGCAACCCGGCATGGACGCCGCGGTATCGCTGCTGGTGGAGCACCATGCCCTGCCGATCGGTTACCTCTCCGGGCCGCTGAGCACCTCCTCGGGACGTGCCCGCCTGGAAGCCTTCCAGCAGGCCTGCCGGAACAACGAACGGGAACCGCAGCTGGTCTTCCGTGGTGGGTTCGAACAGGAGCAGGGCTATCAGGGTGCCACCCACCTACTCAACCACGGGGCCCGTGCACTGGTCGCCGGGGACACCATGATGACCATCGGGGTGCTCCAGGCCTGCCACCGGGCGGGCCTGAGTATCGGCGAGGGCATCAGCGTGATCGGTTTCGACAACCAACCCATCTTCGCCCTGCAACCACGGCCCCTGACGGTCATCGACCAGCAGGTGGACGTCATGGCCCGGCAGGCCTTCACCGTCCTGCACGGGCTGCTGACAGGCTCCAAAACTACCGAATCCACCCAGACGCACCTTGTCACACCCACTATCCTGATCCAGGGTGATTCCCTCATGAAAGGCCCACAACCATGA
- a CDS encoding glycerate kinase, whose product MTHTIEVTGPVGQQVTAQWVEFPARRLAVIEMASCAGLSLVPQDLRDPGATTILLAAHIRLRGFRVPIPQCLRPRRSPRRGRSCFHPRQSAPLLEPVVRK is encoded by the coding sequence GTGACACACACCATAGAAGTCACCGGACCCGTCGGACAACAGGTCACCGCCCAGTGGGTCGAGTTCCCCGCGCGACGCCTCGCCGTCATCGAGATGGCCTCCTGCGCAGGCCTCTCCCTCGTGCCGCAGGACCTGCGCGACCCCGGCGCGACCACCATCCTCCTAGCCGCGCACATTCGCTTGCGCGGCTTCCGCGTTCCTATCCCTCAATGCCTGCGACCCCGTCGCTCCCCGCGGCGGGGTCGGAGCTGTTTCCACCCCCGCCAGAGTGCCCCCTTGCTGGAACCGGTGGTGAGGAAATAG
- a CDS encoding sensor histidine kinase, with protein sequence MEVFSDRRMIRDLAVSLLCGAASLIGRDLMSRPLFDYLIIALVVLVPIISRRWPRLVVFVASVVLFASLFQVELTVGIIILAGQVACIIRRRLEEPLRRIMTIGMLAADFIGVFWVSQTVQEAAQDIARRLFVVGWSLLVLAVCMLVGELRRRAEEERTREISRALEKQRLEFEKSSTEQRAFIAREIHDVVTHSLSVIVAQADGALYAKDTEAQEEALKSISRVGRTSLREMRGVVGLLRTGEKRGTQPMAGFGDLSELINSVRSAGIAVGYRCTGTPPEELSAATSLSLYRIVQEALTNANKHGGGQADVLVEWLEGIVRLEVRNGYMGDARGEGHGIVGMKERAELVGGTFQQRSDAGTWIVEAELPTGGGSKQ encoded by the coding sequence GTGGAAGTCTTTTCTGATAGGCGAATGATTCGTGACCTTGCGGTGTCGCTTTTGTGCGGAGCGGCGTCTCTCATCGGTAGGGACCTGATGTCCCGGCCGCTCTTTGACTACCTGATTATCGCCTTGGTCGTGCTAGTGCCAATTATTAGCAGGCGGTGGCCGCGCCTGGTGGTCTTCGTTGCATCAGTGGTGCTCTTCGCCAGCCTGTTCCAGGTGGAACTCACCGTAGGCATCATAATCCTTGCGGGGCAGGTCGCCTGCATTATTCGCCGCAGGCTGGAAGAGCCCCTACGTCGAATAATGACTATAGGGATGCTTGCTGCGGACTTTATCGGCGTATTTTGGGTGAGCCAAACGGTACAGGAAGCAGCACAGGATATTGCGCGGCGCCTTTTCGTCGTGGGCTGGAGCCTACTGGTCCTTGCGGTGTGCATGCTTGTGGGTGAACTGCGTAGGAGAGCAGAGGAAGAACGCACACGGGAGATTTCGCGTGCTTTAGAGAAACAACGCCTGGAATTCGAGAAAAGCTCGACGGAACAACGGGCGTTCATCGCACGTGAGATCCATGACGTCGTCACGCACTCGCTATCGGTTATAGTTGCCCAAGCCGATGGGGCGCTCTACGCCAAAGACACGGAAGCGCAAGAAGAAGCTTTGAAGTCTATTTCCCGCGTGGGAAGGACCTCTTTGCGGGAGATGCGGGGAGTCGTGGGCTTGCTGCGCACAGGCGAAAAGCGCGGCACTCAGCCGATGGCGGGATTTGGTGATCTTTCAGAACTCATTAATAGCGTTAGAAGCGCCGGCATTGCTGTGGGATATCGCTGCACAGGAACGCCACCTGAAGAGCTTTCCGCCGCGACGTCACTAAGTCTGTACCGAATTGTCCAAGAGGCTTTGACCAATGCGAACAAACATGGTGGCGGGCAAGCAGACGTACTAGTCGAATGGCTTGAAGGTATCGTCCGCCTTGAGGTGCGCAATGGATACATGGGTGATGCCCGAGGCGAGGGACATGGCATTGTGGGAATGAAGGAACGAGCGGAATTGGTTGGAGGAACCTTCCAACAGCGCAGTGATGCTGGCACATGGATAGTAGAAGCAGAGTTACCCACAGGAGGAGGAAGTAAGCAATGA
- a CDS encoding response regulator has protein sequence MKVGLVDDQVLFLHGIAQIISSQPDMDVIWQANDGEDALTQCAATPADVVLMDVQMPVRDGISATAEIASTLPETKVIILTTFDDEDYVVAGLRAGASGFVLKDAEPEELLSALRTVYRGDAVISPRATKRLVHSMRDDSTDTLSISGVDRRVLESLTAREQEILEAIGMGWSNTEICERMFISMPTVKTHVGRVLAKTSSRDRVHAALFAYRTGVVSRADLLSS, from the coding sequence ATGAAAGTCGGATTGGTAGATGACCAGGTTCTCTTCCTACACGGGATTGCCCAGATCATTAGTTCGCAGCCAGACATGGATGTTATCTGGCAAGCAAACGATGGCGAAGATGCGCTGACCCAATGCGCGGCCACGCCTGCTGATGTGGTGCTCATGGATGTACAGATGCCTGTCCGCGATGGAATTAGCGCCACTGCTGAAATCGCATCCACTCTTCCGGAGACGAAGGTCATCATTCTGACAACCTTCGATGACGAAGACTACGTAGTAGCTGGGCTGCGAGCAGGAGCGAGTGGCTTCGTGCTCAAGGACGCAGAGCCAGAGGAGCTACTAAGCGCGTTGCGCACTGTCTATCGCGGAGACGCGGTAATCTCACCCCGCGCCACTAAGCGCCTTGTCCACAGTATGAGGGATGATTCCACGGACACGCTGAGTATTAGCGGCGTAGACCGTCGGGTACTTGAGTCGCTGACTGCCCGTGAACAAGAAATCCTTGAAGCAATCGGGATGGGATGGTCCAACACAGAGATATGTGAGCGGATGTTCATCTCTATGCCGACCGTCAAGACGCACGTTGGACGAGTACTCGCCAAGACGAGTTCTAGGGACCGTGTACACGCAGCCCTTTTCGCCTATCGCACAGGAGTTGTCTCCCGTGCTGACCTGCTTAGCTCCTAA